One region of Macadamia integrifolia cultivar HAES 741 chromosome 11, SCU_Mint_v3, whole genome shotgun sequence genomic DNA includes:
- the LOC122092797 gene encoding uncharacterized protein LOC122092797 — protein MVTGTPLFFTPLLLGVGTLIASLVSMMNLDLGSQTWKRFLLFSKSRCLFLQGRTIGFGRLLDLIWKSRNRALFNCIEADPRSTILAFYIAVEEGRLWLTQQSGSGSGGSPENAVYTCSPPLGHFILHSNGAWNKNCKSGSRSAIIQNSLGVFVGATCSCSKGISAAVLEAEAMPDGLLIAQFLGLMSLLCFSDCLAIVNANNGGSSGIDWATRVVVDDIISLIPTFSFCRFSFVPRSSNREAHVLAKGGSMYGLCRSWWGSPPLALVNLNSG, from the exons ATGGTGACAGGAACACCACTTTTTTTCACTCCACTACTGCTAGGCGTTGGCACTTTAATCGCATCACTCGTCTCCATGATGAATCTGGATCTTGGATCACAGACATGGAAG AGGTTTCTGCTATTCTCCAAATCCCGCTGTCTGTTTCTCCAAGGAAGGACAATTGGCTTTGGTCGCCTGCTAGATCTG ATTTGGAAGTCCAGGAATAGAGCTTTGTTCAACTGCATCGAGGCTGACCCAAGGAGTACCATTTTAGCGTTTTATATTGCTGTGGAGGAGGGCCGACTTTGGCTCACTCAACAATCGGGTTCAGGTTCTGGTGGTTCTCCTGAGAACGCTGTTTATACATGCTCCCCTCCTCTTGGTCATTTCATTCTTCACTCTAATGGAGCTTGGAACAAGAACTGTAAATCTGGTAGTAGAAGTGCAATTATTCAAAATTCCTTGGGAGTTTTTGTTGGTGCTACTTGCAGTTGCAGCAAGGGGATCTCTGCAGCAGTTTTAGAAGCAGAGGCTATGCCTGATGGGCTTCTAATAGCTCAGTTTCTTGGGCTAATGTCCCTTTTATGTTTTTCAGATTGTTTAGCTATTGTTAATGCCAATAATGGTGGCAGTAGTGGGATTGATTGGGCAACAAGAGTTGTTGTTGATGATATCATTTCCTTAATTCCTACCTtttctttttgcagattttcttttgttcctagATCTTCTAATAGAGAAGCACATGTTTTAGCTAAAGGAGGTTCCATGTATGGTCTTTGTAGGTCTTGGTGGGGTTCTCCCCCTCTTGCTCTTGTAAATTTGAATTCTGGGTAG